The Anaerolineales bacterium genome has a segment encoding these proteins:
- a CDS encoding PadR family transcriptional regulator, protein MTNAELAILSLISEKPRHGYEIESVIEERGMREWTEIGFSSIYYLLKKLEDEGLLEGDLEAAERGPARKVYHITRAGRDVLHAGVLESLSIPQHCYSPLQLGLANMPGIGQEEALLSLRKYHQALQERSMHIRERRDSQRPLPYFVEAVFEHSLTMIEAEQQWIEKFTRQVETERDDQD, encoded by the coding sequence GTGACAAACGCAGAACTGGCGATATTGAGTTTGATTTCGGAAAAACCCCGGCACGGCTACGAAATCGAGAGCGTGATCGAGGAACGCGGCATGCGCGAATGGACGGAGATCGGTTTCTCCTCGATCTATTACCTGCTCAAGAAACTGGAAGACGAAGGTTTGCTTGAGGGAGATCTGGAAGCGGCCGAGCGCGGCCCGGCGCGCAAGGTCTATCACATCACACGTGCGGGGCGGGATGTGCTGCACGCGGGCGTGTTGGAGTCGCTCTCGATTCCGCAGCACTGCTACAGTCCGCTGCAGCTGGGGCTGGCCAACATGCCGGGGATCGGGCAGGAGGAGGCGCTGCTATCGCTGCGCAAGTATCACCAGGCGCTGCAGGAGCGTTCGATGCACATACGCGAACGTCGGGACTCCCAGCGTCCGCTGCCCTACTTCGTGGAGGCGGTGTTCGAACATTCGCTGACGATGATCGAGGCCGAGCAGCAATGGATCGAAAAATTCACCCGGCAGGTGGAGACGGAGAGAGATGACCAAGATTGA
- a CDS encoding GyrI-like domain-containing protein — MTKIDFKKQMKDLYSPPRGRFSIVEVPRMNYIMIDGRGDPNTAPAYQQAVEALYATAYKLKFTSKKELAKDYVVPPLEGLWGSEGMQAKLAAAQNAADWQAIFAVSDRHEWRWTMMIMQPAWITAEMVTRIREQVGKAKDLPALEKLRFDSLDEGLSVQVLHVGPYADEGPVLAEMHLDFIPNNGYVEGGKHHEIYLSDPRKTAPEKLKTVLRQPVKENKCVDESFARF; from the coding sequence ATGACCAAGATTGATTTCAAGAAGCAGATGAAAGACCTGTACAGCCCACCCCGGGGCAGGTTCTCCATCGTGGAAGTGCCGAGGATGAACTACATCATGATCGATGGCCGCGGCGACCCCAACACGGCGCCGGCCTATCAGCAGGCCGTCGAAGCGCTCTACGCCACGGCGTACAAACTCAAGTTCACGAGCAAGAAAGAGCTGGCTAAGGACTACGTCGTCCCGCCACTGGAAGGGTTGTGGGGATCGGAAGGGATGCAGGCAAAACTGGCTGCGGCACAAAATGCGGCGGATTGGCAGGCGATCTTCGCCGTTTCGGATCGGCATGAATGGCGGTGGACGATGATGATCATGCAGCCGGCCTGGATCACGGCAGAGATGGTCACACGAATCCGTGAACAAGTCGGAAAGGCGAAAGATCTCCCCGCACTGGAAAAGCTGCGTTTTGATTCGCTCGACGAGGGCCTTTCGGTTCAGGTATTACACGTAGGGCCGTACGCCGACGAGGGGCCCGTGCTGGCCGAAATGCACCTCGATTTCATCCCCAACAACGGTTACGTCGAAGGCGGGAAGCATCACGAAATCTATCTCAGCGACCCGCGCAAGACGGCACCGGAAAAACTCAAGACCGTGCTGCGGCAGCCGGTTAAGGAGAATAAATGTGTCGATGAATCCTTTGCAAGGTTTTAG